From Daphnia magna isolate NIES linkage group LG2, ASM2063170v1.1, whole genome shotgun sequence:
GTGCGTGATCTGTGCAGCTATTAATTTGATCAATATTCAAAATGACTTTCATTTTACTAATGTCCCGTTGGCCTTTTCTATCAAACGTACAAAAGCGAAATGACGACATCTTGAAATCGGTCATTCTTCAAAGTACTTTGTATGCATACCAATAGCCAGCTGATGATGAGTTTTCCTTATCAGTATGCCTACAATATAGTTTCATTTTACATTGACACCATGAGGATGAAAACAGAGCATCAGTTTTTGAAGTATAGACTGCAAAACCGTAAAGCAAGTTAGCAATTCTATCGATTACCGGTATAGTTTTCAAATGTGCATCGGCGATGCCGGTCTGCCACACTATGGCTTCCCTTAGTCCCGACAGTTTTAGCTGAAAACACTCGTGGGCATGTCGAGTAAAAACGACAAATCCTCGTTATTACCTCCCGTTTCTTATTTATGGTTTTGTGTCGGGTTCAGCGATGTAACGCTacatagcaaaaaaaaaaaattgacaacAATGGACACGgtacttttatttaatttgaGTAGATAAAGTGACAGCGTTAtcacgaattttttttaaatctgtcTTTTTGACcccaaaatcaaatgataTCCTgcagataaaaaattttattagcATCCCATAGGGCAACGCATGTACTCTCGTCTCACCCACAGTCGTGTGTAAGGCGTGATGCACCATGTCTTCAGTCGTTAGCGACGATGATGCCGAAGTTTTAGATCTGGTTACGTGCAGCGTTTGTTTATGCGAATTCGACGACGCTAACCGTAAACCGAAATTCTTACCTTGCGGACATACCATTTGTCTTACGTGTCTCGCGGTAAGTCGAaagtattcaaattgaaatgacaataataaaatgagTAATAATAATTGTATGTAACACAGGAAATTCAACGGAATCGGCAGATCCAATGTCCACTCTGTCGGAAAGTTCACGCCCATTCAGGTGATGTGGCCAATTTGCC
This genomic window contains:
- the LOC116915509 gene encoding E3 ubiquitin-protein ligase RNF182; this translates as MSSVVSDDDAEVLDLVTCSVCLCEFDDANRKPKFLPCGHTICLTCLAEIQRNRQIQCPLCRKVHAHSGDVANLPSNNYALRLVREKNQNKASHESLLKLQAELEEMKDRRQTNRPRSDAELPRLNSDLRYLSSRAL